Part of the Flavobacterium sp. KS-LB2 genome is shown below.
CTAGACCTATTAGTAGTTTAGTGTACTCCCCAGACTTGCAAATCACCCTTGAAACCAGAGAGCAAGTATATAAAAACAAACCTCTTTTAAACTTTGAAAACCGATATTTAACTAAAAGCGGAGGTATTGTTTGGTTGTCATGGACCTCCATGCCAGTCGAGTCTGAAAAATTAGTATACGCTATTGCCAAAAATATTACTCACAAAAAAAAAGTAGAAGAAGAACGAAATATACTTCTGGCAAATCTTACACAAATTAATAAGGAACTTACCGTTTTATCACACAAAACATCTCATGACTTAAAATCACCGATTAATAATATGCTTTCGGTTTTTAGCCTTATCGATATTTCTAAAATCAATGATCCTGAAACCTTAGAGTTAATCGAAATTTTAAAATTAACCAGTGAAAACTTGAAACAAACTTTAAACAATTCTATTGATGATTTAGTTAAAAATGAGAGTTTAACAACACAAATAGAAGAAATAAATTTAAATGAATCCCTTGCTGAAGTTCTTGTATCTATAAATTCCTTGGTACTCGATTCAAAAGCAATTATTAATGTTGACTTTTCAGAGTTCGAGAATGTTACTTTCAACAAAGCATACATCAAAAGTATTTTTTTGAATTTACTAACCAACTCGATTAAATACGCAAAACCAAACCATGCACCCATTATTAAGATTCAATCTAGAAAAAACAATGGAGTGAACCAATTAATTTTTTCTGATAATGGACTTGGTTTTGATATGGATAAAGTAAAAGATAAGGTTTTTGGTTTGTATGAAAAATTCCACAGTAACGTAGACAGTAATGGGATAGGATTGTATTTAGTTTACAATCATATTACTAGTTTGGGTGGTCGAATTGCAGTTGAGAGTAAAATAAATGAAGGTGCTACATTTACTATTTCCTTTAAATATTAAAAGAATAGTTACTGCAACACCTTCACAAATTTCATTAATTTTATTTTACAATACCGTTTTGATCAATAAGATATAGCAGCGAGGCCATAGCGGCAGCACCCAGCTCCAGTTCCCTTTTATTAACTGCATCAAAAGTATCATTTGCAGCATGATGGTAATCAAAATAGCGTTGGGAATCTGGTTGTAAACCTACTTTAATAATTTGCTTTGATTGCAAAGGTCCGATATCAACACCTGAGTGTCCTTTCACAAATTTGTGAATCAAATACGGTTCAAATAAGACTCCCCAATTTTTAATTTGGTTGAAATTTGCCTCATCCCCATCGATAGAAAAACCTCTTGGAGAAAAGCCTCCTGAATCACTTTCTAAAGCAAAAATATGATTTTCATTACTTTTTGCAGACTGAATTTCATATTCTTTACCGCCACGAACTCCGTTTTCTTCGTTCATAAACAGTACTACTCGTAAAGTATGTTTCGGTTTATAGCCAATGTTTTTAAAGATGTTCAACACTTCCATGCTTTGCACACAGCCAGCACCATCATCATGCGAACCGTCTCCTAAATCCCAAGAATCAAGGTGTCCGCCCACTACCATAATTTGTTCTGGATGTTCAGTACCTGTCATTTCTGCCACAACATTATGCGACAATACATCATCAAAAGTTTGACACGATTGTTTTAAATAAAAAGTAGCATTTGGATTGGCTTTCAAACTTTTGCTCAATAATTCAGCTCCATTTGTGCTTATTGCAGCTGCGGGAATGCGTTGATCTTTACTGATATCTCCATAATTAGTTGCACCAGTATGAGGTAAATCATCCATACGTAAATTCATAGAACGCACAATAACAGCCAAAGCACCTAATTTTCCTGCCTCTCTTGCTCCAGATGATCTTTGATCCACACAACCACTGTAGGCTTTAAAAGTCTCTACAAATTCAGGATTCATTGGTCGGTTAAAAAATATGATTTTTCCTTTTACTTTTGCTTCGCCCAAAGCGGTCAATTCTTCTAAGCTTTTTACTTCGATTACGGTAGCATTTAAACCTGATTTTGGAGTTGCCACAGAACCTCCCAGCGCACAAATTGGAAAAGTAATTTTTTGTTTCCCCAGTTGTAAATAACCAATTTCTTTTTCGCCTCTCACCCACTTTGGCACCATTACTTCTTGAAGGTACACTTTATCTACGCCCAAGGTTTCGAGTTGTGCTTTGGTATACAAAACCGCTTTCTCAGCCCCTGGAGAAGCTGATAATCGAGAACCAATAGTATTCGATAAATGATCTAACCAAGGATAACATTTGGCATCGGTTAATGACGATTTGTAAATTTCTTTTAAAGTTTGCTCAGCGGCGGTTTGCGCTAAGAGCGGTAATGTACCGCACAAAAGTGCAGCCATAAGAATTGATTTTTTCATAGTTTAAAAAAGTTGTTGCAAGTGATTGTTGTATTTTTTGTTGTAATTAAGGTAGCAATTTCGACATTCTGTTTGGAATTTTTGCTTTCGCTAAAAAAAAATCCTGCAAGAATATCGCTCTTGCAGGATTTGGATTATTGAATGGGTTCAAAACTAACCGCTGTACCGCCACCTGCAGCTAAAATCAATTTTAGTTTTGACTTACTAGTGACCGTCATGGTTTTAATTTGGTACGCAATTGGATTGTTTTTCCAGTGTGCAGTAGCTGCATCGGCATATATTGTTGCTTTGTATTTTTTTCCTGCTGTCAAAAAATCCAATTTCACTTCTGATTTTCTTGCATTTTCATCGGTAATAGCACCTAAGAACCACGTTTCCTTTCCTTTGGTTTTACGGGCTACTGTCACATAATCGCCTGGTTCTGCCTCTAAATAAATACTATTATCCCAATCTGTTTCGACATCTTTGATGAATTGAAATGCATCAGAATATTTCTCATAATTTTCAAGCAAGTCGGCAGCCATTTGCAAAGGTGAATACATAGTAACATACAAGGCCAATTGTTTTGCTAAAGTAGTATGCACCTGCTCTGTTTTGTTTTTGTCGTAATAACTCATTTTAACTTCAAAAATTCCTGGCGTATAATCCATCGGACCACCCAATTGTCTGGTAAATGGCAAAATGGTTTCGTGCGCTGGCGGATTACCCACACTCCACGCATTAAATTCGTTACCGCGAGCCGCTTCGGCAGCAATATAGTTAGGATACGTTCTTCCAAAACCAGTTGGTCGTGACGACTCGTGTGAGTTGATCATTATTTTATAATCGGCAGCGCGTTTTACCACAAAATTAAAGTGATTTACCATCGCTTGTCCGTCATGAAATTCACCACGAGGAATTATTTTACCAACGTAGCCTGACTTGACTGCAGGGTACTCGTATTTTTTCATCAAATTGAAAGCACGGTCCAGATGTCTTTCATAATTACCAACCGAGCCTGAGGTCTCGTGATGCATGATCATTTTTACTTTTTTTTCTTTGGCGTAAGCCGAAAGTGCTGCAATATCAAAATCCGGATACGGCGTTGTAAAATCAAAAACTTCCTCTTTCCAGTTTCCGTTCCAGTCTTCCCAACCTACATTCCAGCCTTCAACTAGAACGCCATCAAAACCGTTTTTTGCAGCAAAATCAATGTATCGTTTGGTATTTTCAGTAGTAGCACCATGTTTTCCGGAAGCTTTTGGCGCATCGGCAAAATTAGTGGCATTTTGAGATCCAGCATAATCCCAAGTCGATTTCCCTACGTGCATTTCCCACCAAATACCAACGTATTTCATCGGTTTTATCCAAGAAGTATCTTCTAATTTTGAAGGTTCGTTTAGGTTCAGAATCATCTTTGAGCTAACAATATCTCTGGCATCATTACTAATCATAATGGTTCTCCAAGGCGAAACGCAAGGTGTTTGTAAATAAGCTTTATCACCAATAGCATTCGGAACCAATTCTGCCTTAAATTTGTTGTTTGCTACATCTGTATTCAAATGCATCACGGGATAATTGACAACGGCAGCTTCAAAAATATTTAGGTACAATCCTGAGGGTGCTTTCATCATCAAAGGCGTTTGCACCATGTAACGACCAGGAATAGATTTAACGCCGATTCCATTGTTCATATTGATCTTTGTGTTATCAATTTCTGAAATTTTGGTCTCGTTGTATTCGTATTCATTACTGTCAAAATCACCTGGAATCCAGAATACTTTATTGTTTTCAGTCAGATTAAATTGAGTTCCCTCATCCGAAATGATGAAATAATTAAGCTCCGCTTGTTTAGGAAAATCGTATCTAAAAGCCACACCTTCGTCAAAAACCCTAAAAATAATATTGATTTTCACTTTGGTCCCTTTGTTGATGAGTGCAACATTCAACTCATTGTAATGGTTTACTACACTAGATTGCTCTCCTAGAACAGGTTTCCAAGTTTCATTAAAAGTGCTTGTGGTAGCCGATATTTTTTCAAAATTGGCATCTAATGCGGGTTTGTCTTTTAATTTTATCCCAAGAGCACTTTCTAGAACAACTGTTTTAGTATTGAAAGTAACACTGTAAAAAGGGCGTCCAGAATCGTCAAGTTTAAAGATTAAATTGAGTTTACCTGACGGAGACAAAACGTTTTGTGCTTGTGCCACACTCAGAACGAAGAGCAGACAAAGAGAAAATACATATTTCATTTGGATTAATTTTTGAAAGGATAAAAGTAGCGAAAAATGTGTTTTCTAGTAGTATTTGAAAATGACAAATCTAATTTTTTTGTAATAAAAAAACCCTTCGATAGAAATACCGAAGGGCTGATCATAAATAAACAAACCAAACATTTACTTAATCAACACAAAATCAACTTTATTATCGGTGCTAGAATCTGTGCCTACAAAAACTTGAAAAGTACCAGGTTCAGCTATAAATTGTAAATCAGAATTATAAAACTTTAACTCCTCGACAGAAATTTCGAAAGTTACGGTTTGTTTTTCTCCTTTTTTGATGACTACTTTTTGGAATCCTTTCAATTCTTTTACGGGTCTAGTTACCGATCCTACTACATCTCTGATGTACAATTGAACTACTTCTTTACCGTCAAAATTTCCAGTGTTAGTCACATCAACCGAAACAGTAAGCTTTTCTGAAACCGTCATTTTATCAGAAGAAATCTTCAAATTAGAATATGCAAAAGTCGTGTAGCTCAACCCATATCCAAATGGATACAAAGGCTCATTTCTTTCATCGATATAATTAGAACGGAATTTTTCGAACTTCCCTTCTTTATTTCCAAGTGGCCTTCCTGTATTTTTTTGATTGTAATGAATCGGCACTTGCCCAACGCTTCTTGGGAATGTAGCCGTTAATTTACCCGAAGGATTTTCATTTCCAAACAACACATCAGCTATTGCGTTTCCTGCTTCACTTCCTGCAAACCAGGTATTCAAAATTGCTGGAACCGTTTCGTGTTCTTGTACTAACACTAATGGACGACCGGTAAATAAAACCAATACTACAGGTTTTCCAGTTTTCAATAAGGCTTGTAACAAGTCTTTTTGCGCTTGAGGAATCTCTAAATTAGTTCGGCTACTGCTTTCGCCTGACATCTCTGCTGATTCGCCTAAAGCGGCAACTATCACATCAGATTGGCTGGCAATTTTCAGGGCTTCTGTCAATAATTCTTCGGCGGTTCTGTTGTCACGGTGCAAGGTTTTCCCAAACATGGTTGCTTTCTCCTCGAAAACGGCATCATAATCCAAATTACTTCCTTTGGCGTACAGCACTTTTGTAGCATCACCTGCCACTTCTTTGATTCCGGCTAAAACAGATATGGATTTTTCCATATTAGTAGCCACACTCCAAGTTCCTGCCATATTTTCTTTGGCATCAGCCAATGGGCCAATAACAGCAACCGTTCCTGATTTTTTAAGCGGTAACAACTGATTGTTATTTTTTAATAAAACCAATGATTGTGAAGCAATAGATCTCGCTTCTGCTCTATGATTTTTAGTGAAAATTTCTGTTTTCGCTCTTTTTTCATCACAATATTTATAAGGATCTTGGAATAATCCCAAATCATATTTGGCATTCAAAATAAGACGCGCTGCATTATCTATTTGTTCGATAGTCACTTTTCCTTCCGCCAATGATTTCTTCAACGTTGTAAGGAAGCCTTCGCCTACCATGTCCATTTCAATTCCGGCATTTAATGCCAGAGCAGATACAGTTTGCAAATCGCCCATTCCGTGCTCTATCATTTCCGGAATTCCGGTGAAATCAGTTACCACAAAACCGTTGAAACCCCATTGTTTTCTCAATACATCCGTCATTAACCATTTGTTTCCAGTTGCAGGAATTCCATCAATTTCATTGAAAGACGCCATTACGGAACCTACGCCGGCGTCAATAGCAGCTTTATACGGCGGGAAATAATCATTGTACATTTTGATACGGCTCATATCTACTGTATTGTAATCGCGTCCCGCATCTGGCGCGCCATACAATGCAAAATGTTTCACACATGATAAAATAGAATTGTTTTTAGATAAATCATTTTGTTGGTAGCCGTTGACCATGGCTTTTGCAATCTGACTTCCTAAGAAAGGATCTTCACCGGAACCTTCAGAAACTCTACCCCAACGTGGATCACGAGAAATATCAACCATAGGAGAAAACGTCCAGTTTATCCCATCGGCACTTGCTTCCTGAGCAGCAATTTGTGCAGTTCTCTCGATTAGTTTCATATCCCAAATGCAAGACAAGCCTAACGGAATAGGAAAAGTAGTTTCATAACCGTGGATGACATCCATTCCAAAAAGCAATGGAATCTTCAATCGGCTTTTTTCAACAGCAATTTTCTGAACTTCTTTAATTTTCTGAACAGATTTTATGTTGAATAATCCGCCTACCTTGCCCTCTTCGATATTTTTAGCTACGTTAGAGCTATTG
Proteins encoded:
- a CDS encoding PAS domain-containing sensor histidine kinase, whose amino-acid sequence is MTKNKTNPDPEGIYHFDNFFNISADFICIAGFDGYFKRINPAVSKLLEYTDEELYARPISSLVYSPDLQITLETREQVYKNKPLLNFENRYLTKSGGIVWLSWTSMPVESEKLVYAIAKNITHKKKVEEERNILLANLTQINKELTVLSHKTSHDLKSPINNMLSVFSLIDISKINDPETLELIEILKLTSENLKQTLNNSIDDLVKNESLTTQIEEINLNESLAEVLVSINSLVLDSKAIINVDFSEFENVTFNKAYIKSIFLNLLTNSIKYAKPNHAPIIKIQSRKNNGVNQLIFSDNGLGFDMDKVKDKVFGLYEKFHSNVDSNGIGLYLVYNHITSLGGRIAVESKINEGATFTISFKY
- a CDS encoding M28 family peptidase, with amino-acid sequence MKKSILMAALLCGTLPLLAQTAAEQTLKEIYKSSLTDAKCYPWLDHLSNTIGSRLSASPGAEKAVLYTKAQLETLGVDKVYLQEVMVPKWVRGEKEIGYLQLGKQKITFPICALGGSVATPKSGLNATVIEVKSLEELTALGEAKVKGKIIFFNRPMNPEFVETFKAYSGCVDQRSSGAREAGKLGALAVIVRSMNLRMDDLPHTGATNYGDISKDQRIPAAAISTNGAELLSKSLKANPNATFYLKQSCQTFDDVLSHNVVAEMTGTEHPEQIMVVGGHLDSWDLGDGSHDDGAGCVQSMEVLNIFKNIGYKPKHTLRVVLFMNEENGVRGGKEYEIQSAKSNENHIFALESDSGGFSPRGFSIDGDEANFNQIKNWGVLFEPYLIHKFVKGHSGVDIGPLQSKQIIKVGLQPDSQRYFDYHHAANDTFDAVNKRELELGAAAMASLLYLIDQNGIVK
- a CDS encoding glycoside hydrolase family 97 protein, with the protein product MKYVFSLCLLFVLSVAQAQNVLSPSGKLNLIFKLDDSGRPFYSVTFNTKTVVLESALGIKLKDKPALDANFEKISATTSTFNETWKPVLGEQSSVVNHYNELNVALINKGTKVKINIIFRVFDEGVAFRYDFPKQAELNYFIISDEGTQFNLTENNKVFWIPGDFDSNEYEYNETKISEIDNTKINMNNGIGVKSIPGRYMVQTPLMMKAPSGLYLNIFEAAVVNYPVMHLNTDVANNKFKAELVPNAIGDKAYLQTPCVSPWRTIMISNDARDIVSSKMILNLNEPSKLEDTSWIKPMKYVGIWWEMHVGKSTWDYAGSQNATNFADAPKASGKHGATTENTKRYIDFAAKNGFDGVLVEGWNVGWEDWNGNWKEEVFDFTTPYPDFDIAALSAYAKEKKVKMIMHHETSGSVGNYERHLDRAFNLMKKYEYPAVKSGYVGKIIPRGEFHDGQAMVNHFNFVVKRAADYKIMINSHESSRPTGFGRTYPNYIAAEAARGNEFNAWSVGNPPAHETILPFTRQLGGPMDYTPGIFEVKMSYYDKNKTEQVHTTLAKQLALYVTMYSPLQMAADLLENYEKYSDAFQFIKDVETDWDNSIYLEAEPGDYVTVARKTKGKETWFLGAITDENARKSEVKLDFLTAGKKYKATIYADAATAHWKNNPIAYQIKTMTVTSKSKLKLILAAGGGTAVSFEPIQ
- the bglX gene encoding beta-glucosidase BglX, whose amino-acid sequence is MKIKLIILLIGFSLFGYSQKKATKKAIAIKPKTEFVAELLSKMTLEEKIGQLNLPTSGDITTGAANSSNVAKNIEEGKVGGLFNIKSVQKIKEVQKIAVEKSRLKIPLLFGMDVIHGYETTFPIPLGLSCIWDMKLIERTAQIAAQEASADGINWTFSPMVDISRDPRWGRVSEGSGEDPFLGSQIAKAMVNGYQQNDLSKNNSILSCVKHFALYGAPDAGRDYNTVDMSRIKMYNDYFPPYKAAIDAGVGSVMASFNEIDGIPATGNKWLMTDVLRKQWGFNGFVVTDFTGIPEMIEHGMGDLQTVSALALNAGIEMDMVGEGFLTTLKKSLAEGKVTIEQIDNAARLILNAKYDLGLFQDPYKYCDEKRAKTEIFTKNHRAEARSIASQSLVLLKNNNQLLPLKKSGTVAVIGPLADAKENMAGTWSVATNMEKSISVLAGIKEVAGDATKVLYAKGSNLDYDAVFEEKATMFGKTLHRDNRTAEELLTEALKIASQSDVIVAALGESAEMSGESSSRTNLEIPQAQKDLLQALLKTGKPVVLVLFTGRPLVLVQEHETVPAILNTWFAGSEAGNAIADVLFGNENPSGKLTATFPRSVGQVPIHYNQKNTGRPLGNKEGKFEKFRSNYIDERNEPLYPFGYGLSYTTFAYSNLKISSDKMTVSEKLTVSVDVTNTGNFDGKEVVQLYIRDVVGSVTRPVKELKGFQKVVIKKGEKQTVTFEISVEELKFYNSDLQFIAEPGTFQVFVGTDSSTDNKVDFVLIK